From Plodia interpunctella isolate USDA-ARS_2022_Savannah chromosome 18, ilPloInte3.2, whole genome shotgun sequence, a single genomic window includes:
- the fdl gene encoding probable beta-hexosaminidase fdl isoform X1, which produces MEVTKIWCALIAAKMKSWAEALGRGASAHMPRVGRLRRAMWLLAAAACTAAGLLYWRQQTNELAHRPLHNLYSGIEPQWTWICRSGRCERLPALESTTLRSLQSCNMLCASTQLWPQPTGSASLAINAVPVSPDLMTLQISASPSHAVFNHLNDAFKLFINDLRQLGDPKYTEVKRTDIGTTRQMIIRVAVNGSADPRLRLNTDESYKLVIKPTRTSLEVDITAHSFCGARHGYETLSQLIWFDPYAGSLLALEAATVDDAPKFNFRGLLLDTARNYFPVGEIKRTIDAMAACKLNTFHWHVSDSQSFPLKLDSVPQLAQHGAYGPGAIYTMDEVRDIVRHARLRGIRVLMEVDAPAHVGRAWSWGPAAGMGHLAYCVEAEPWSVYCGEPPCGQLNPRNPHVYDILQRIYSEIIQVTGVDDVFHIGGDEVSEHCWTQHFNDSDPMELWYDFTKRALVALQKANNGKAPELTLLWSSRLTRSPYLERLDNKNIAIQIWGSSKWQESRAVLDAGFRSIISHVDAWYLDCGFGSWRDNSDGHCGPYHSWQQVYEHRPWAEETPLPAMTPDIQPWRVEGGAVCQWTEQLGPEGLDARLWPRSAAAAERLWSDRDEGATADVYLRLDTLRSRLTAKGVRAAPLWPRWCSQNPHACL; this is translated from the exons ATGGAGGTCACCAAAATTTG GTGTGCTCTAATAGCCGCTAAGATGAAGTCGTGGGCGGAGGCCCTGGGGCGAGGTGCCTCCGCGCACATGCCTCGCGTAGGGCGCCTGCGCCGCGCCATGTGGCTGCTAGCCGCCGCCGCGTGCACCGCTGCTGGCCTGCTGTATTGGAGACAGCAAACCAACGAGCTCGCACATCGGCCGCTGCACAAtttgtactc GGGCATAGAACCTCAATGGACTTGGATCTGTCGCAGCGGTCGATGCGAGCGGCTGCCGGCGTTAGAGTCTACGACGTTGCGGTCCCTGCAGTCGTGCAACATGTTGTGTGCGTCCACGCAGCTGTGGCCGCAGCCCACCGGCTCCGCCAGCCTCGCCATCAACGCAGTCCCAGTCAGCCCAGACCTCATGACTCTTCAAATATCTGCCTCTCCTTCTCACGCCGTCTTTAACCACCTCAATGATGCTTTCAAACTTTTCATAAACGACTTACGGCAGTTAGGTGACCCGAAATACACAGAAGTTAAACGAACAGATATCGGCACCACCCGACAGATGATCATACGCGTTGCCGTCAACGGCAGCGCTGATCCACGGTTACGCCTCAATACAGACGAAAGCTACAAACTGGTGATAAAGCCCACAAGAACTTCCTTAGAAGTAGACATCACCGCACACTCTTTTTGTGGCGCGCGACACGGATATGAGACTCTATCGCAACTCATCTGGTTCGATCCTTACGCGGGATCTTTATTGGCGCTCGAAGCGGCGACCGTTGACGATGCTCCTAAATTCAATTTCAGAGGACTACTCCTTGATACAGCTCGCAACTATTTCCCGGTAGGTGAAATAAAACGCACCATCGATGCAATGGCTGCTTGTAAGTTAAATACTTTTCACTGGCATGTCAGTGACTCGCAGTCGTTTCCTCTGAAACTGGACAGCGTTCCACAGTTAGCTCAACATGGTGCTTATGGCCCGGGAGCTATATACACTATGGACGAAGTTAGAGACATAGTGCGACACGCGAGATTGCGTGGAATACGTGTGTTGATGGAAGTTGATGCGCCGGCGCACGTGGGCCGCGCGTGGAGCTGGGGCCCGGCCGCCGGCATGGGTCACTTGGCTTACTGTGTCGAAGCAGAGCCCTGGAGCGTCTACTGCGGGGAACCCCCGTGCGGACAGCTCAATCCCCGTAACCCCCACGTCTACGATATTCTCCAAAGAATCTACTCGGAGATAATCCAAGTGACGGGAGTAGATGACGTATTCCATATCGGCGGGGACGAAGTCTCGGAGCATTGCTGGACCCAACACTTCAACGACTCCGACCCTATGGAGCTCTGGTATGACTTCACAAAGCGCGCTTTAGTCGCCTTACAAAAAGCGAACAACGGCAAAGCACCAGAATTAACATTACTCTGGTCGTCGAGGTTGACACGCAGTCCGTACCTCGAACGGTTAGACAACAAAAACATAGCGATACAAATATGGGGCTCGTCCAAATGGCAGGAGTCACGAGCCGTGCTCGATGCAGGTTTTCGATCGATAATATCACACGTGGACGCTTGGTACCTGGACTGCGGCTTCGGGTCCTGGAGGGACAACTCGGACGGGCACTGCGGGCCCTACCACTCGTGGCAGCAGGTGTACGAGCACCGGCCCTGGGCCGAGGAGACGCCGCTGCCGGCCATGACCCCGGACATTCAGCCGTGGCGGGTCGAGGGCGGCGCCGTGTGCCAGTGGACGGAGCAGCTGGGCCCGGAGGGGCTGGACGCGAGGCTGTGGCCGCGGTCGGCCGCGGCGGCCGAGAGACTATGGTCGGACCGCGACGAGGGCGCCACCGCCGATGTGTACCTAAGATTGGACACTCTACGCTCGCGGTTGACGGCAAAAGGAGTGCGCGCGGCGCCGCTGTGGCCGCGCTGGTGCTCGCAGAACCCGCACGCGTGCCTCTAG
- the fdl gene encoding probable beta-hexosaminidase fdl isoform X2 — protein MKSWAEALGRGASAHMPRVGRLRRAMWLLAAAACTAAGLLYWRQQTNELAHRPLHNLYSGIEPQWTWICRSGRCERLPALESTTLRSLQSCNMLCASTQLWPQPTGSASLAINAVPVSPDLMTLQISASPSHAVFNHLNDAFKLFINDLRQLGDPKYTEVKRTDIGTTRQMIIRVAVNGSADPRLRLNTDESYKLVIKPTRTSLEVDITAHSFCGARHGYETLSQLIWFDPYAGSLLALEAATVDDAPKFNFRGLLLDTARNYFPVGEIKRTIDAMAACKLNTFHWHVSDSQSFPLKLDSVPQLAQHGAYGPGAIYTMDEVRDIVRHARLRGIRVLMEVDAPAHVGRAWSWGPAAGMGHLAYCVEAEPWSVYCGEPPCGQLNPRNPHVYDILQRIYSEIIQVTGVDDVFHIGGDEVSEHCWTQHFNDSDPMELWYDFTKRALVALQKANNGKAPELTLLWSSRLTRSPYLERLDNKNIAIQIWGSSKWQESRAVLDAGFRSIISHVDAWYLDCGFGSWRDNSDGHCGPYHSWQQVYEHRPWAEETPLPAMTPDIQPWRVEGGAVCQWTEQLGPEGLDARLWPRSAAAAERLWSDRDEGATADVYLRLDTLRSRLTAKGVRAAPLWPRWCSQNPHACL, from the exons ATGAAGTCGTGGGCGGAGGCCCTGGGGCGAGGTGCCTCCGCGCACATGCCTCGCGTAGGGCGCCTGCGCCGCGCCATGTGGCTGCTAGCCGCCGCCGCGTGCACCGCTGCTGGCCTGCTGTATTGGAGACAGCAAACCAACGAGCTCGCACATCGGCCGCTGCACAAtttgtactc GGGCATAGAACCTCAATGGACTTGGATCTGTCGCAGCGGTCGATGCGAGCGGCTGCCGGCGTTAGAGTCTACGACGTTGCGGTCCCTGCAGTCGTGCAACATGTTGTGTGCGTCCACGCAGCTGTGGCCGCAGCCCACCGGCTCCGCCAGCCTCGCCATCAACGCAGTCCCAGTCAGCCCAGACCTCATGACTCTTCAAATATCTGCCTCTCCTTCTCACGCCGTCTTTAACCACCTCAATGATGCTTTCAAACTTTTCATAAACGACTTACGGCAGTTAGGTGACCCGAAATACACAGAAGTTAAACGAACAGATATCGGCACCACCCGACAGATGATCATACGCGTTGCCGTCAACGGCAGCGCTGATCCACGGTTACGCCTCAATACAGACGAAAGCTACAAACTGGTGATAAAGCCCACAAGAACTTCCTTAGAAGTAGACATCACCGCACACTCTTTTTGTGGCGCGCGACACGGATATGAGACTCTATCGCAACTCATCTGGTTCGATCCTTACGCGGGATCTTTATTGGCGCTCGAAGCGGCGACCGTTGACGATGCTCCTAAATTCAATTTCAGAGGACTACTCCTTGATACAGCTCGCAACTATTTCCCGGTAGGTGAAATAAAACGCACCATCGATGCAATGGCTGCTTGTAAGTTAAATACTTTTCACTGGCATGTCAGTGACTCGCAGTCGTTTCCTCTGAAACTGGACAGCGTTCCACAGTTAGCTCAACATGGTGCTTATGGCCCGGGAGCTATATACACTATGGACGAAGTTAGAGACATAGTGCGACACGCGAGATTGCGTGGAATACGTGTGTTGATGGAAGTTGATGCGCCGGCGCACGTGGGCCGCGCGTGGAGCTGGGGCCCGGCCGCCGGCATGGGTCACTTGGCTTACTGTGTCGAAGCAGAGCCCTGGAGCGTCTACTGCGGGGAACCCCCGTGCGGACAGCTCAATCCCCGTAACCCCCACGTCTACGATATTCTCCAAAGAATCTACTCGGAGATAATCCAAGTGACGGGAGTAGATGACGTATTCCATATCGGCGGGGACGAAGTCTCGGAGCATTGCTGGACCCAACACTTCAACGACTCCGACCCTATGGAGCTCTGGTATGACTTCACAAAGCGCGCTTTAGTCGCCTTACAAAAAGCGAACAACGGCAAAGCACCAGAATTAACATTACTCTGGTCGTCGAGGTTGACACGCAGTCCGTACCTCGAACGGTTAGACAACAAAAACATAGCGATACAAATATGGGGCTCGTCCAAATGGCAGGAGTCACGAGCCGTGCTCGATGCAGGTTTTCGATCGATAATATCACACGTGGACGCTTGGTACCTGGACTGCGGCTTCGGGTCCTGGAGGGACAACTCGGACGGGCACTGCGGGCCCTACCACTCGTGGCAGCAGGTGTACGAGCACCGGCCCTGGGCCGAGGAGACGCCGCTGCCGGCCATGACCCCGGACATTCAGCCGTGGCGGGTCGAGGGCGGCGCCGTGTGCCAGTGGACGGAGCAGCTGGGCCCGGAGGGGCTGGACGCGAGGCTGTGGCCGCGGTCGGCCGCGGCGGCCGAGAGACTATGGTCGGACCGCGACGAGGGCGCCACCGCCGATGTGTACCTAAGATTGGACACTCTACGCTCGCGGTTGACGGCAAAAGGAGTGCGCGCGGCGCCGCTGTGGCCGCGCTGGTGCTCGCAGAACCCGCACGCGTGCCTCTAG
- the LOC128677392 gene encoding protein hook homolog translates to MENQFKMSKTDVDKMRDKIERVHSMDNISKSNMADSLADSLIFTSTDEINVTKLKLNIQILENTIESLKDMICQEKNKYELHKREGIKILSDFKANALNNSNEINRLKCEILRLVKTVEEQRTQILELRDSCATESLNYGNLVLEKMNLKKKYNLLHEELGRNKGELYQRNEEIDALNDIIAHLKTKLDACEQELVNKNEIILNIAQDRLVKVIGSVSKELLDEQKEKERCMKELEERELEVESLKKKLGAVERYGEAVENLMKENEALVKTGAITMSSIEKIRTYPQCNTSASTESPIYSQRIISALQKIIIDKDRVIRELQSEIASLKPLSTETNDELLELTEEMQVSIKNINQVFDRLNKVVHQVDENNNEDDSSEKEF, encoded by the exons ATGGAAAACCAATTTAAAATGTCCAAAACTGATGTTGACAAAATGAGAGACAAAATTGAACGAGTTCATTCTATGGACAACATATCAAAAAGTAATATGGCAGACTCCCTTGCAGATTCACTAATCTTCACGAGTACAGATGAAATTaatgttacaaaattgaaaCTGAATATACAAATCTTGGAGAACACCATCGAGTCTTTAAAAGACATGATTTGTCAAGAAAAGAACAAATATGAACTGCACAAGAGGGAAGGAATTAAGATCTTGTCAGATTTTAAAGCAAATGCTTTGAATAATTCCAATGAGATCAATAgattaaaatgtgaaattctACGTTTGGTTAAGACTGTTGAAGAACAAAGGACgc AAATACTTGAACTGAGAGATTCATGCGCCACGGAATCTCTCAATTACGGGAACCTAGTCTTAGAAAAGATGAacttgaaaaagaaatataatttgctaCACGAGGAATTGGGTAGAAACAAGGGAGAGCTATACCAACGGAATGAAGAGATAGACGCATTAAACGACATAATTGCACACTTGAAGACGAAGCTAGACGCTTGCGAACAGGaacttgttaataaaaatgaaataattttaaacattgctCAAGACAGGTTGGTTAAAGTGATTGGGAGTGTAAGTAAGGAGTTGTTGGACGAACAGAAGGAGAAGGAACGCTGTATGAAGGAGTTGGAGGAGAGAGAACTTGAAGTGGAGAGTTTGAAGAAGAAGTTGGGCGCGGTCGAGCGTTATGGAGAAGCTGTGGAGAATTTGATGAAGGAGAACGAAGCGTTGGTAAAGACAGGCGCAA TAACCATGTCCTccattgaaaaaatacgtaCTTACCCTCAATGTAATACGTCAGCCTCCACGGAGTCACCCATATACAGCCAGAGGATCATATCTgctttacaaaaaatcatcaTAGATAAGGATAGAGTCATCAGAGAACTGCAAAGTGAGATCGCGTCGCTGAAACCATTGTCGACAGAAACGAACGATGAACTACTAGAACTCACAGAAGAAATGCAggtttctattaaaaatattaatcaagtGTTTGATCGACTGAATAAAGTTGTTCATCAGgttgatgaaaataataatgaggaCGATTCTTCAGAAAAAGAGTTCTAA